A genomic stretch from Lathyrus oleraceus cultivar Zhongwan6 chromosome 2, CAAS_Psat_ZW6_1.0, whole genome shotgun sequence includes:
- the LOC127123111 gene encoding uncharacterized protein LOC127123111 encodes MDWLSANLVFVGCEEKLIIIPSSEATPKDVLTTILEDTVDMVNFLFEKENSVFLVLTKEPRDNLKVTQTPIVCEFPKVFPEDVISLPLEREAKFSIDLIPRTTPISVSLYHMEPLEFRELKDQLEELLTKHSSHIVSPHGELQCY; translated from the coding sequence ATGGATTGGCTTTCTGCCAATTTGGTGTTTGTTGGATGTGAAGAGAAGTTAATCATCATTCCATCTAGTGAAGCTACTCCAAAGGATGTATTAACTACTATCTTGGAAGATACGGTTGACATGGTTAATTTCTTGTTTGAGAAGGAAAATTCAGTTTTCTTGGTTCTTACCAAGGAACCTAGAGACAATCTGAAAGTTACACAAACTCCCATCGTTTGTGAATTTCCAAAAGTTTTCCCTGAGGATGTCATTTCTCTTCCTCTTGAAAGGGAAGCGAAATTCTCTATCGATCTGATACCTAGGACGACTCCAATCTCTGTTTCTCTGTATCATATGGAGCCACTTGAGTTTAGAGAGTTGAAGGATCAATTAGAAGAGTTGTTAACCAAGCATTCATCCCATATTGTGTCTCCCcatggggagctccagtgttactag